From the Cucurbita pepo subsp. pepo cultivar mu-cu-16 chromosome LG05, ASM280686v2, whole genome shotgun sequence genome, one window contains:
- the LOC111795790 gene encoding squalene synthase-like, with product MGSLRAILSHPDDFYPLLKLKMAARHAEKQIPPEPHWGFCYSMLHKVSRSFALVIQQLTPELRNAVCIFYLVLRALDTVEDDTSIETDIKVPILNAFPRHIYNPDWHFSCGTKHYKVLMDEFHHVSTAFLELAKGYQEAIEDITKRMGAGMAKFICKEVETVDDYDEYCHYVAGLVGLGLSKLFHASKLEDLASDSLSNSMGLFLQKTNIIRDYLEDINEIPKSRMFWPREIWNKYADKLEDFKYEKNSVKAVQCLNDLVTNALNHVEDCLIYMSNLRDLSIFRFCAIPQIMAIGTLALCYNNVEVFRGVVKMRRGLTAKIIDRTKTVADVYGAFFDFSVMLKAKVNNNDPNAAKTLSRIEAIQKTCKESGLLNKRSLYVVRSEPMFNPAVIVILFSLICIILAYLSARQLPANQPI from the exons ATGGGGAGTTTGAGGGCGATTTTGAGTCATCCGGATGACTTTTATCCGCTTTTGAAACTGAAAATGGCTGCTAGACATGCGGAGAAGCAGATCCCGCCGGAGCCTCATTGGGGATTTTGCTATTCCATGCTGCATAAGGTTTCTCGAAGCTTTGCTCTCGTTATTCAGCAGCTTACGCCCGAGCTTCGAAATGCT GTATGCatattttatcttgttttgCGAGCCCTCGACACTGTTG AGGATGATACAAGCATAGAAACAGATATCAAAGTGCCCATTCTGAACGCTTTTCCCCGTCACATATATAACCCTGATTGGCACTTTTCAT GTGGCACAAAGCACTATAAGGTTCTCATGGATGAGTTTCATCATGTTTCAACTGCTTTTCTTGAACTTGCTAAAGG GTACCAGGAAGCGATTGAGGATATCACGAAACGAATGGGAGCCGGAATGGCTAAATTCATTTGCAAAGAG GTAGAGACAGTTGACGATTATGATGAATATTGCCACTACGTAGCTGGACTTGTCGGACTTGGTTTGTCGAAGTTGTTCCACGCATCGAAGTTGGAGGATCTGGCATCCGATTCTCTTTCAAATTCTATGGGATTGTTTCTTCAG AAAACAAACATTATTCGAGATTACTTGGAGGACATCAATGAGATACCGAAATCTCGAATGTTTTGGCCTCGCGAGATTTGGAACAAATATGCTGATAAATTAGAG GATTTTAAATATGAGAAGAATTCGGTCAAGGCTGTGCAATGCCTCAATGATTTGGTCACTAATGCTTTGAACCATGTGGAGGATTGTCTGATATACATGTCTAACTTACGAGATCTTTCCATATTTCGATTTTGTGCAATCCCTCAG ATTATGGCGATTGGAACCTTAGCGTTATGCTACAACAATGTTGAAGTCTTCAGGGGTGTCGTCAAAATGCGTCGGG GTCTTACTGCAAAGATCATTGATCGAACGAAAACAGTTGCGGACGTCTATGGAgctttctttgatttctctGTTATGCTGAAGGCTAAG GTCAACAACAATGATCCTAATGCTGCTAAAACCCTGAGCAGGATTGAGGCAATACAGAAAACGTGCAAGGAGTCGGGTCTCTTGAACAAACG GAGCTTGTATGTGGTAAGAAGTGAGCCAATGTTCAATCCAGCTGTG ATTGTCATCCTTTTCAGCCTAATATGCATCATTCTCGCGTATCTCTCCGCCAGACAGTTACCAGCTAACCAACCCATATGA